In the Telopea speciosissima isolate NSW1024214 ecotype Mountain lineage chromosome 2, Tspe_v1, whole genome shotgun sequence genome, one interval contains:
- the LOC122652034 gene encoding mitochondrial import inner membrane translocase subunit Tim9, whose translation MDKSMLGDLDSLPEEDKLRMSAMIDQLQIRDSLRMYNSLVERCFTDCVDSFRRKSLDKQEETCVRRCAEKFLKHSMRVGMRFAELNQGAATPD comes from the exons ATGGACAAGAGTATGCTTGGAGATCTGGATTCTCTACCGGAAGAAGATAAGCTGAGAATGTCGGCTATGATTGACCAGCTTCAAATTCGTGACAG TCTAAGGATGTATAATTCATTGGTGGAGAGATGTTTCACCGACTGTGTGGACAGTTTTCGGCGCAAATCCCTAGATAAGCAAGAAGAGACATGTGTCCGCCGGTGTGCTGAGAAGTTCTTGAAGCACTCAATGCGGGTTGGCATGAGATTTGCAGAGCTCAACCAAGGAGCAGCAACACCAGATTAA